A genomic window from Candidatus Obscuribacter sp. includes:
- a CDS encoding 5'-3'-deoxyribonucleotidase → MARIAVDMDEVIADALGEHIDRYNKNFNARVQRDDLIGRSLRQFVPATVACDVEKLVHTEDFFADLAVFPHAYDVLLKLSYENEIFIATAAMEVPLSFDAKYKWLLKHFPFISPMNFVFCGDKSILNADYLIDDNARHFERFKGTGILFDAPHNQHVTGYRRVKNWLEVAEIFS, encoded by the coding sequence ATGGCAAGAATTGCAGTAGATATGGATGAAGTGATAGCCGACGCCTTAGGCGAGCATATCGACCGTTACAACAAAAATTTCAATGCCCGGGTGCAGCGTGACGATCTTATCGGGCGCAGCCTCAGACAGTTTGTACCGGCGACAGTGGCCTGTGATGTCGAAAAGCTTGTCCATACTGAAGACTTCTTTGCCGATTTAGCGGTTTTTCCTCATGCTTATGATGTGCTGCTTAAGCTCAGCTACGAAAACGAGATTTTTATTGCCACAGCGGCGATGGAAGTGCCCCTGTCTTTTGACGCAAAATACAAATGGCTACTCAAGCACTTTCCTTTTATTTCGCCCATGAATTTTGTTTTTTGCGGCGATAAGAGTATCCTCAATGCCGACTATTTAATTGACGACAATGCCAGACATTTTGAGCGCTTTAAGGGTACTGGCATACTCTTTGATGCACCGCACAATCAGCATGTCACAGGCTATCGCCGCGTCAAAAACTGGCTGGAAGTGGCTGAAATTTTTAGCTAG